The Roseiconus lacunae genome has a segment encoding these proteins:
- a CDS encoding aldo/keto reductase, which yields MSDVFQLCSGDKIPAVGLGIWKIDVDQTASVVRDAIDVGYRHIDSACDYGNEIQAGEGISNAISAGLVTREDLWVTSKLWNTFHRPEHVRPALEKSLQDLGLDYLDLYHIHFPISLAYVAPEKRYPPGWFFDPDADEPAMKEDLVPIIETWQAMVELKKAGLVRNLGVCNFGVSLIRDLIASSPEKPSVLQVELHPYLTQEKLLRFCAEQDIHVTGFSSLGAQSYFSIGMAEESESVIDRAETKSIAEAVGRTPAQVVMRWAVQRGTSIVPKTTKKQRLIENLSLFDFELSEEQMKTISGLNQNHRFNDPGSFGEKAFNTFYPIYE from the coding sequence ATGAGCGACGTTTTTCAGCTTTGCAGTGGGGACAAGATCCCGGCGGTCGGTTTGGGAATTTGGAAAATTGATGTCGATCAGACGGCCAGCGTCGTCCGCGACGCTATCGACGTTGGCTATCGACATATCGATTCGGCGTGCGACTACGGAAATGAGATACAAGCTGGCGAAGGCATCAGTAACGCAATCAGCGCGGGACTCGTCACACGCGAAGACTTGTGGGTGACCAGTAAGCTTTGGAACACCTTCCATCGCCCCGAACACGTTCGTCCCGCATTGGAAAAGTCGCTTCAAGACCTTGGCCTGGACTACCTTGATCTTTATCACATTCACTTCCCAATCTCTTTGGCCTACGTGGCCCCAGAGAAACGCTACCCGCCCGGTTGGTTCTTCGATCCCGATGCCGATGAACCTGCGATGAAGGAAGATTTGGTTCCGATCATCGAGACATGGCAGGCGATGGTTGAACTGAAGAAAGCTGGTTTGGTTCGTAACCTCGGGGTCTGCAACTTTGGCGTCTCGCTGATTCGTGATCTGATTGCGTCATCACCAGAGAAACCGTCTGTGCTGCAGGTCGAACTGCATCCTTACCTCACTCAAGAAAAGCTCCTTCGATTCTGTGCCGAGCAGGACATTCATGTCACCGGTTTCTCATCGCTCGGAGCCCAGTCATATTTTTCCATTGGGATGGCGGAAGAAAGCGAAAGCGTCATCGACCGCGCCGAGACCAAATCTATCGCGGAAGCTGTCGGCCGAACCCCGGCTCAAGTGGTCATGCGTTGGGCCGTCCAACGGGGCACCTCGATCGTCCCCAAAACGACAAAGAAGCAGCGTCTGATCGAAAACCTTAGCTTGTTTGATTTCGAACTCAGCGAGGAGCAGATGAAGACAATTTCGGGGCTGAATCAGAATCATCGTTTCAACGACCCCGGATCATTTGGCGAAAAAGCCTTCAACACGTTTTACCCGATCTATGAATAG
- a CDS encoding GNAT family N-acetyltransferase, with protein MSLSATKTPVFDHSWPAAPSESGKATTAALKPFDLVGSDEKRVWESLRARYDRFRSPFFSVAFSEAVHAVRQDVEVAVVYQNERPIAFLPLHRQGQSCFPVGRFFNDAHNIVCDPGLNIPWHWLLRQIGCNAYHFHALVGQPLDEMPPHCCHRKVRSFRCEIGDNPVQYLRDLGRAHKTIGRQGQKTRKMAREVGTVQFEFDCRDVERLRQAIRWKRNQYQRTHILDLFSTPWTMELVERLFGNIDRDQTPRGILSTLNAGGRTVAAHFGMLDGDLLHYWFPAYDPAFARYSPGTGLFVSILEAAEAQGLRCIDMGYGEQPYKRKQTDETDEVGQGCISPSFTYRLLRCGQAHLIDGVKALPLKSSLKRVGRSIWPSAGRSKLT; from the coding sequence GTGTCACTGTCGGCTACCAAAACTCCTGTCTTTGATCACTCTTGGCCAGCCGCGCCGAGCGAGTCTGGCAAGGCGACTACGGCGGCGTTGAAGCCGTTTGATTTGGTTGGAAGCGACGAAAAGCGAGTTTGGGAGTCACTGCGAGCGCGTTACGATCGATTTAGAAGCCCATTCTTTTCCGTTGCCTTCTCGGAAGCGGTTCACGCCGTTCGTCAGGATGTCGAGGTCGCGGTCGTCTACCAAAATGAACGTCCGATCGCGTTTTTGCCGCTGCACCGGCAGGGCCAGTCGTGCTTTCCTGTTGGCCGCTTCTTCAACGACGCACACAATATCGTTTGTGATCCCGGGCTCAACATTCCGTGGCACTGGTTGCTGCGTCAGATCGGCTGCAATGCCTATCACTTTCATGCTCTCGTTGGCCAACCACTCGATGAGATGCCTCCGCATTGCTGCCATCGCAAAGTCCGCTCGTTTCGCTGCGAAATCGGTGACAACCCAGTGCAGTATCTCCGTGACCTAGGTCGGGCGCATAAAACCATCGGGCGTCAGGGACAAAAAACTCGAAAGATGGCTCGTGAGGTCGGTACGGTACAATTTGAGTTTGATTGTCGAGATGTCGAGCGACTTCGGCAAGCGATTCGCTGGAAACGGAATCAGTACCAGCGGACTCATATCCTAGATCTATTCTCAACACCTTGGACCATGGAGTTGGTGGAACGGCTATTTGGGAACATCGATCGCGATCAAACCCCTCGCGGCATTCTCTCAACGCTCAACGCCGGAGGACGCACCGTTGCGGCACACTTTGGGATGCTCGACGGCGATCTGCTTCACTACTGGTTTCCGGCCTACGATCCCGCGTTCGCAAGATATTCTCCGGGAACCGGGTTGTTTGTCTCGATCCTCGAAGCTGCCGAAGCACAGGGCTTGCGCTGCATCGACATGGGTTACGGCGAGCAACCGTATAAGCGAAAGCAAACTGACGAAACCGATGAAGTCGGCCAGGGTTGTATCTCACCGTCATTCACGTATCGTTTGCTCCGATGTGGCCAAGCGCACTTAATCGATGGCGTGAAAGCGCTTCCGCTCAAGTCTTCGCTTAAACGTGTCGGGCGATCGATCTGGCCCAGTGCCGGTCGTTCGAAGCTAACTTAA
- a CDS encoding arylsulfatase produces the protein MIRFVLTFVFTVASTVGVSSQANDRPNIVVIVCDDLGFSDLGCYGGEIETPNLDRLASNGLRFTDFHNNAKCSETRASLLTGLWHQQSKNLKLPGNVTLAEVLRDSGYSTMMSGKWHLAGHPLDRGFDRYFGFLSGAANFFTGQDWESGRNLMRLDREVFEVPGDFYTTDAFTDYAIKFIDQARTKNRPYFLYLAHNAPHFPLHALPDDIAKYRGRYDVGWDEIRERRFRRQQKLGIVDQTWSLSERDPKLEPFSTLTQSQKEFLTPMMEVYAAMVDRLDQNVGRLVSDLQEHGDLDNTVILFFSDNGACPYNRMKTPNIGPGPAESNYAYDARWANMCNTPMRLYKQYAHEGGSLTPLIAHWPAAIKQPGGLTNSTHHIVDLMPTVIELAKGQYPSEREGQPINPSEGISLVPTIRGQASESRPPIFWEFASNHAIREGNWKLVAERSRDWELYDLSLDRTETNDVSDRYPDVVRRLSQSYNAWAKRVNAKTHPAAKKTKPSKQSQLFDLSKH, from the coding sequence ATGATCCGATTTGTTCTAACATTCGTGTTCACTGTCGCTTCCACCGTAGGCGTAAGCTCGCAGGCAAATGATCGTCCCAACATCGTCGTCATCGTTTGCGATGACCTGGGGTTTTCGGATCTTGGGTGTTACGGCGGCGAGATCGAAACGCCCAACCTTGACCGATTGGCAAGTAACGGACTGCGTTTCACGGATTTTCACAACAATGCCAAGTGCAGCGAAACGCGTGCATCATTGCTGACCGGATTGTGGCATCAACAGTCAAAGAATTTAAAACTCCCCGGCAATGTAACGCTCGCAGAGGTTCTGCGAGATTCAGGTTACTCGACCATGATGAGCGGGAAGTGGCATCTTGCCGGGCATCCACTCGATCGTGGCTTTGATCGCTACTTTGGTTTTTTGAGCGGTGCCGCGAATTTTTTCACCGGCCAAGATTGGGAGAGCGGACGAAACCTGATGCGGCTCGATCGGGAAGTTTTCGAAGTCCCCGGTGATTTCTATACCACGGATGCGTTCACGGACTACGCGATCAAGTTTATCGATCAGGCTCGTACGAAAAACCGGCCATACTTTCTATATCTTGCCCACAACGCACCACACTTTCCGCTGCATGCGTTGCCGGACGACATTGCCAAATACAGAGGACGTTACGACGTGGGGTGGGACGAGATTCGCGAGCGGCGGTTCAGACGACAACAAAAATTGGGCATCGTTGACCAGACATGGAGTCTTTCCGAACGGGACCCCAAGTTGGAGCCGTTCTCGACGCTGACGCAATCACAGAAGGAGTTCCTCACCCCAATGATGGAAGTCTATGCGGCAATGGTCGATCGACTCGATCAGAACGTCGGTCGCCTTGTCAGCGATCTTCAGGAACACGGCGATCTAGACAACACGGTCATCTTGTTCTTCTCCGACAACGGTGCTTGTCCGTACAATCGAATGAAGACGCCGAACATTGGTCCCGGTCCCGCCGAAAGTAACTATGCCTACGATGCTCGCTGGGCAAATATGTGCAACACACCGATGCGGTTGTACAAGCAGTACGCCCATGAAGGTGGTTCGCTGACACCGCTGATTGCGCATTGGCCTGCGGCAATCAAACAACCTGGCGGCTTGACGAATTCGACACACCACATCGTGGACTTGATGCCAACGGTGATCGAGCTGGCAAAGGGTCAATATCCGAGCGAACGTGAGGGTCAGCCGATCAATCCCAGCGAAGGCATTTCATTGGTTCCAACGATTCGGGGCCAAGCGAGCGAATCAAGACCGCCAATCTTTTGGGAGTTCGCATCCAACCACGCAATTCGGGAAGGAAACTGGAAACTGGTTGCCGAGCGATCCCGCGATTGGGAGTTATACGACCTGTCACTAGATCGGACGGAAACCAACGACGTTAGCGACCGATATCCCGATGTCGTTCGTCGCCTTAGCCAGTCGTATAACGCGTGGGCGAAACGTGTGAACGCCAAAACGCATCCGGCGGCAAAGAAAACCAAACCCAGCAAGCAATCGCAGCTATTCGATTTATCGAAGCACTAA
- a CDS encoding family 16 glycoside hydrolase produces the protein MKKTLSTVAILLTTAVPTLAGEKLLEDHFERNEQDESREQLGNDWSTNSKARAAGNKQVDLADGAMHIYRHKVADHGVSVVHDLSFKDVTITMRFKIGSGDELGINIADMNEKSVHAGHLCVAKIRPNKVMLADLKTGRMKKEIRERSKAKQLSADDRKLIKSKEKSIDVNLSKNTWHDLKVQIKGETLTVSIDGQTIGDFQSPGIGHPTKSRLRLAVAKEAWVDDVIVIRED, from the coding sequence ATGAAGAAAACTCTTTCCACCGTTGCAATTTTGCTGACCACCGCCGTCCCAACGCTGGCCGGAGAAAAACTGCTCGAAGATCACTTCGAGCGGAACGAACAAGACGAATCCCGCGAGCAACTTGGCAACGATTGGTCCACGAACAGCAAAGCACGGGCGGCGGGGAACAAGCAAGTCGATTTGGCCGATGGAGCCATGCACATCTATCGGCACAAGGTCGCCGATCACGGTGTCTCTGTCGTCCATGACCTGTCTTTCAAAGACGTGACGATCACGATGCGTTTCAAAATCGGTTCCGGCGACGAGTTGGGGATTAACATCGCGGACATGAACGAGAAGTCAGTTCACGCTGGTCATCTGTGCGTCGCAAAAATTCGGCCAAACAAAGTCATGTTGGCCGACCTAAAGACGGGACGAATGAAGAAGGAAATTCGTGAGCGATCGAAGGCGAAACAGCTGAGCGCTGACGATCGCAAGCTGATTAAATCCAAAGAGAAGTCAATCGATGTCAATTTGTCAAAAAACACCTGGCACGATCTGAAAGTTCAGATCAAAGGTGAGACGCTGACGGTTTCAATCGATGGCCAGACGATCGGCGACTTTCAGTCGCCTGGGATCGGACATCCTACGAAATCACGATTGCGTTTGGCCGTCGCCAAGGAAGCTTGGGTGGACGATGTGATCGTGATCCGCGAAGACTGA